Proteins found in one Populus alba chromosome 14, ASM523922v2, whole genome shotgun sequence genomic segment:
- the LOC118039660 gene encoding thioredoxin-like fold domain-containing protein MRL7, chloroplastic, translating to MSLLQTMAVPKPVSHLRSINDEPNFARFPAISHQNALHYEHNSRRFPCFSVSKKSDPESSSNPKMNYRGRTRQPKNKDGGKEGGEIFPTTIPRKPKRGRRSEAVAVEDFVRDSLERTFASIRQQNPDVLEEIMKDKVNENIDSETSDDDDDEDDEEEEEGGGEDDKGKGKKKKMVVEEESRDWPLDADVGWGVRASEYFEKHPIKNVVGEDGFEIDWEGEMEDNWVNEINCLDWERFAFHPSPLIVLVFERYSRATDNWKTLKELEKAAKVYRGAKDRLPPRTVKIDINIERDLAYALKVKECPQILFLRGNKILYREKEFRTADELVQMIAHFYYNAKKPSCVNNANLCP from the exons ATGTCTCTCCTTCAAACGATGGCCGTGCCGAAGCCCGTTTCGCATCTTCGTTCAATAAACGATGAACCTAATTTTGCCCGCTTTCCGGCAATTTCTCATCAAAATGCTTTACACTATGAGCACAACTCAAGACGTTTTCCTTGCTTTTCTGTTTCAAAGAAATCTGACCCTGAATCCAGTTCTAACCCCAAAATGAATTATAGAGGAAGAACTCGCCAACCGAAAAACAAAGATGGTGGAAAGGAAGGCGGGGAAATTTTCCCGACCACAATTCCAAGGAAGCCAAAACGTGGGCGAAGGAGTGAAGCAGTTGCGGTTGAGGACTTCGTGCGTGATTCGCTGGAACGAACATTTGCATCAATTAGGCAGCAGAACCCGGATGTTTTAGAGGAAATAATGAAGGATaaagttaatgaaaatataGATTCTGAAAcgagtgatgatgatgatgatgaagacgatgaggaggaggaggaaggtgGTGGTGAGGATGATaaagggaaaggaaagaaaaagaagatggtGGTTGAGGAGGAAAGTCGAGATTGGCCATTGGATGCTGATGTGGGGTGGGGAGTTAGGGCGTCTGAATATTTTGAGAAGCATCCAATAAAGAATGTTGTAGGAGAAGATGGGTTTGAGATTGACTGGGAAGGAGAAATGGAGGATAACTGGGTGAATGAGATTAACTGCCTAGACTGGGAGAGATTTGCCTTCCATCCAAGTCCACTGATTGTTCTTGTATTTGAGAGATACAGCAG GGCAACTGATAATTGGAAGACTTTGAAAGAGCTAGAAAAGGCAGCCAAGGTGTATAGGGGTGCCAAGGATCGATTGCCTCCTCGG ACAGTGAAGATAGACATCaatattgagagagatttggcATATGCCCTTAAAGTTAAAGAATGCCCTCAGATTTTGTTTTTACGTGGAAACAAGATCTTGTATAGGGAGAAAG AGTTTCGAACTGCAGATGAGTTGGTCCAGATGATCGCACATTTCTACTACAATGCTAAGAAACCTTCATGTGTTAACAATGCAAATTTATGCCCTTAA